The following coding sequences are from one Buchnera aphidicola (Periphyllus testudinaceus) window:
- the dnaX gene encoding DNA polymerase III subunit gamma/tau → MKYQVFARKWRPKNFNEVIGQKYIIKAISNSLKLNRIHQAWILYGTRGIGKTTIARILSKCLNCKKKITDIPCQKCNSCLEIEKNCSPDLIEIDAASKTKIEDIKELLENSKYPPIKERFKIYLIDEIHMLSRYSFNALLKTLEEPPKHVKFILATTNIEKLPKTIISRCLRLNLTTISEKKIENNIKKILKKEKINFEKNTLNLISLSADGSMRDALSITEQAISLGNGKIKNSYVKKMLGIFKYKNFINLLQSIFDQNIKKILFFSEKILSLDVEPDRILVELLRLLHYLHILKIYSIQWKSKIYNNQQKKILKKISKKNSYSDIKNYYSILLNGRKNINLSPSKKIGMELALLNTLNIKK, encoded by the coding sequence ATGAAATATCAAGTTTTTGCAAGAAAATGGAGACCAAAAAATTTTAACGAAGTGATCGGTCAAAAATATATTATAAAAGCTATTTCAAATAGTTTAAAACTAAATAGAATTCATCAAGCATGGATATTATATGGAACTAGAGGCATAGGAAAAACAACTATAGCTAGAATTTTATCAAAATGTTTAAATTGTAAAAAAAAAATTACAGATATTCCATGCCAAAAATGTAATTCATGTTTAGAAATTGAAAAAAATTGTAGTCCAGATCTAATTGAAATTGACGCAGCATCTAAAACTAAAATAGAAGATATTAAAGAATTATTAGAAAATTCAAAATATCCTCCTATTAAAGAAAGATTTAAAATTTACTTAATTGATGAAATACATATGTTATCACGATATAGTTTTAATGCTCTTCTTAAAACTTTAGAAGAACCACCTAAACATGTAAAATTTATTCTAGCAACAACAAATATTGAAAAATTACCCAAAACAATTATATCTAGATGTCTTAGATTAAATTTAACCACAATTTCAGAAAAAAAAATTGAAAATAATATAAAAAAAATATTAAAAAAAGAAAAAATTAATTTTGAAAAAAATACTTTAAATTTAATTTCATTATCAGCTGATGGAAGCATGAGAGATGCGTTAAGTATCACAGAACAAGCAATTTCTCTTGGAAATGGAAAAATAAAAAATTCTTATGTAAAAAAAATGTTAGGAATTTTTAAATATAAAAATTTTATAAATTTATTACAATCAATATTTGATCAAAATATTAAAAAAATTTTATTTTTTTCTGAAAAAATTTTATCTTTAGATGTAGAACCTGATAGAATTTTAGTAGAATTATTAAGATTATTGCATTATTTGCATATTTTAAAAATTTATTCCATACAATGGAAATCAAAAATATATAATAATCAACAAAAGAAAATATTAAAAAAAATATCAAAAAAAAATAGCTATTCTGATATTAAAAATTATTATTCTATTTTATTAAATGGAAGAAAAAATATTAATTTATCTCCATCAAAAAAAATAGGAATGGAATTAGCTCTTTTAAATACATTAAATATTAAAAAATAA